AGGTGCAAGATTTAGAAAAAGGGGTAAAAGACTACAAACTAGTagcttttcaaaattttatttagtaaaataaCTTACGTGCCCGCAGGACAGACGGCGAGATTGGATCCTATCTGAAGAGCCCTGATTGATGTCACCTGATCAGGATAAAGAGCTAGAAGGAAGAGAGAAAAGGTCAATTTCTTTCTCATATTGAATATGCCCCTACTTAACAAAATGCAGAAAATCTTTCTTACATCTAGGAGGATACACCACAGAGCAATTTGATACATCTGGCTTTATGGAACTCCTTGTGATGCATATTCCCCTAGCCACCATTCCTTTAATATCTCTCTGACTCAACATCTCAAGCCTTTCACTGGAAATATCTTTGGGAGACAAAGACGGTGTTGATGGAATCGTGAAAGATGGGTCCAGGATAAGCTGATGACTAAATAAATCCTGACCCGAAGCTAATCTAATACCTTTATACGACCCATTAGCCTGCAACATTCATTTAAAAATGACAAGGATGAAGGGGATATTCAACCTCATCTCTTctccaaaaatattataataatgaaaCCCACATCAAAGAATTATTTCTGCACCTTATCCATAAGCAGAGAAATAACCGGCATTCGGAGAACCTGATTCATAAAAGTTTAAGGTGTAAATAAGCATATGCGTTCAACAAAACAACAgcagaaattattttaaaaaaatatgtaagcAATGACATAGTTAATGATGTCATTTAGTTTGCAAAGAAAATATCAGAAAATGAACGAACATTGATATGAAAAGAACAGAAGATATATTACGATGACAATAATCAGCACAGAGAGAATGGCTacactaaaattaataattagagTATCCCCATCTAGCAACAATTGAGTTTCATCCCTTAGATCATAACTACACTCCTGACTTTCAGAAAGATCTGTGATAAACATGGAAAATTCCATGAAATCAGGATTGCTGAACCATGTTTCTTTTTCTTGATAGAAATGTATAGAACAAAAATATGCTAAGGTTTAAAGAGAATGAAATTTTAAGTATTTAGACATTTTCCGAAACAGACTCATAAATCCTTTAAACTTACATAAATGCAACCTTTTACAGCAGCACGACGACAAAAAGCTTGTGGTaattctccttcaccgtaaatAGGATAAAGCAAAGCCCCCGGTGCATTGGGAAACCTGTAAGAACAAAGATAAGTATCttctttaaaatattcaattggGATCCCATGAATGTAAGAACAAAGATAAGTATCttctttaaaatattcaattggGATCCCATGAATAAAAAACCAAGGCAAATGTAACGCATAAAACAACATGAATTAGAACTCACCTTCCAACAGATGAGCTGTATAGAGCTAAACGGTCTATTCCATCTTTTGTTTTGAGTAAGTCCTTACAAACCTCACTGTTTTCTTGATCAAAATCTACCATGGCTATAGCATACAAAAGAATCCTGTTGAAGACAAAGAAGCTTTACCTTAGTGTGTTGAAGCATGTCAACAGGTTATGCATGCACTATAAACAGTTAGGCTTAACATACTTAATTCAAAAATACCAATGAAATATGAAAGAAGATAGTACTAGTCATAGCACAAGAAGGAAATCATTTTAACTTTTtcagataaaatatatatagaatgCCCTGCCAGAATGTTTAATCGTACAGAGTATACAATCTGAGCCACTGCCAAACCTCTCAAGAATTCAAACGTTTTATACAATCATCGATTTCACTTAGAGTATAAAATGCAAGAGCTTCAGCCGTGTAAGGATATAactaaatgaatttaaaaactACTAAAGTGTCAATTCACTAATTATTGAAGGGAAATTATCAAAGGTGTTCAAAAGAGTCTCTTATATTATTCCATTTGTGTAAAATTGCATCTGCTTAGTGATTTGATTGTGATTTTCAAAGCACAGCATAAAAAGTTCTCACTCTTGTTTTCTCATTTCTAGCTTTGTTCAAATTGATGGAATAGGGTAAATGAAGTGGAATAGGAACTTTGTTTTGTTCTATCATAAAATACTCAAGCAACAGAATCAAAACTTAGTTTCGTTTCACTTTGTTCCACTCCATTTCATTCCACTCGCtttaaaatatccaaacaaAGCCTAAATGATGAGGAAACAGAAAAGTTAAGCCACAAATTTCATTATCATCCATAAATCAAGTAAACAATGGCTTTTCAAGTTATGCAATCATCTAAAGACTAATAAATTAGCATAAATTCCCTATGCAGAATTGAAACAAACAAAAGCATATAAAGTAAATCAATTCTCactagaaaatgaaaatggtaaATACGATTTTATCTTCGGCGGCAACTGAATTTTCTCCAAGAAACTCACAAAAGGACTCTCCAAATCTTCCTCTGAAATCTTCTCATCTCCATTATCACTCAAATGTTGTTGAACAAGCTTGAAGAACTTCATCAATTGATTTTTCTCCTTAAGTGAAAGGTTTTTATCTCTAAAAATCGCTCCGCGAGAATCTGGAACGTTCATCAAACCCTCATTTGCATCGTACGCGAGACTCGCATCGATTCCTTTAAACTCCAAGTACTGTGCAGCGCCTGATTTCAACAATAGATCGATTGTTTTGTCTGCGCTGAACAATGCCCTAGGTCCTCCTAAATCGAGATTGAACTTTCTCGAATTTTCTCGAAGAAATGAGGATTCGTCGGTGGAATCGCGGTAAATGAACTCCGCGTCGGAGTACAGGGGTTTTTGGATGAGATTTAAGGCGGCATAATCGGAATCGTTGGgtgaggtggtggtggtggcgGCGGTGATAGATTTGGGAGGGGAATTGAGGTAAGATGTGAGATCTTCGAGGGAGAGAGAAGCGAAATGGCTGCCGTAGAAGGAGTTGGGGTCGAGGTGGAGGATGGTCTTTCCGACGGCTGAGGTGGCAGCGGCGATGATGGATTCGGAGAGGCCAGTGCCGACGATAATGAGATCAAAGTTAACCGGGTCTATCGGAGGGTACGCTATTGATTCTTCGGATTCGGTCATGGCGATGACGGCGCGTGGAGGTTATACGCCGTCTGTGCCGTGAAAGAAATGGAAGAATCAGGTGGCAAATTAGTGTTGCAAATTTGCAACCAAACGACTTGTCGTTTCAAGTTCAACTGCAACTATAAAAGATTTAATGTTTGTCCacttagatatttttatttttgtcattgtaattgtaattttaattttaattttaattttatttttatttttattttaaaatggtttTTGTAGTTATTAACACTTTAAGAAGGTTGAGATATCAAACGTATAAaggatgaaaataaaaaagtgagAATTTGActaaatgaaaatcaaataaataaaataaatggattTGCCAAGATTAATCATATCCGCCTTCACATTTTTACTCAtaagttgaataaaaaatatattatatacaagacaaaaataaaaaagagtgcAATGAAGGTGTAACTCAACATTCATCTTgctatttacttttatttaataatcaCCTATTAAAAATAACTGCTCAACACTTACTTTTTATTggattcaaaataaaattaactaacaCGATACATAacttttttatcataaaaaaatactaagttatcaaagtaaaattaattaagacTATACATAAGTTTGTTTGTTACTCATTTGTACCTAATAAGTATCTCACTCCTAATTCCTAATTGTTGaacaaaaaatatctaaattagtCTTTCACTTATTTGAGCTAAAAGAAATATACAAGATATCCCTCAACTACAAATTTTTAGCTATTTAGATATTTCAATATACAAAATATTCTAAACATATCTTGGAGGATTGAAAGATCTAATTGGAGATGCCGGAAGCCATATTAATAGTATACACACAGCTGAATAATTAATTGGGTTAAAAGAATTGTCAGAGACATTTCATAATGGGTAGTTGTTTCCTTCCCCTTAGTCCTCTTTAGTGGAGCGTCGATAATTTGAATCATATGAGGGAGATGATTTATGGCTTCAGGGTTTTTGGAATGATAGAAGAGATGGACTTATTTTATCCAAATCAATGAGGGGATAGTTTGAATTCTTTTTgctaaataatttaaaattcaaatgggTACACCAATTTGACTCTAAATATTTTACACGTTCATCAACTATCGTGCTAAATTTTTAGAGGggcaaaaattaaatttagtcaAATTAAAACTTTGAGGGAAAATTTCGTTCTCTAGTATAATATAATCATTTGCTTATGTGTAGAATGAGATagagattaaataaaatataaagtatcTTTTTATATGTCTGATGCACACATGATAATAGACTTGataatatcattttattgtCTAGTTGATAATCACATAATAATATCATAAGATGAACATGTTTTAGTtccttaaataaaatacatatttcaccCATATGATCTCATATTCTCCACCTTTTATCTGTCATTTGAGTTTGGCCATTTAAAAAGGGTGAGCTATTTGTGAATCCTATATTGTGATTTGGATGCAATAACAATTGAGATTtgtacattttttaatttcaaatttgcaATTTGTGTACAATACTCAaccttaaaagaaaaataaatgtgaCGATGGAGATACAACCTTGGCACGAGGTTTGTCCCCAAAAGCCTATAAGAAGGAGGAGGAGGAAGGAGACATGGTCGCAAAGAAAGTCGTCCATTTCACAAAAATAGTTAAAACAGTTGAGAGAAGTACAAAAATGGTGTTTGTCTTTATGAGTTGTGAATGCAGTCGTTGGTAAGTGGGCGAAAAGTGTAGTTGGTTGTTTATTTTTGTGAGAGGAAAGAGatgggaaaaaataaataaaagaggaaGTTGTTGTACATGCGAGAGAAAAGAgttaaaatgaagaagaaaaagtaaACAAAGATTGAATGAAATAGTACTTCATATTCACACGAGTTGCTACGAGTCAAAATCATATAGGtgcatatattataaaaatgtgTGTAGATACACTTTGTTCTTTGTGAAAATGTGTCTCGGTGGTTTTAGAAGTGATGaagtattttataaattttaattagcCTCAAATGCCAAATGAAGTGGGACTTTTTGGTGTAATTGGAACAATAGCCCTCAGTCGAGGCTAATGGGCTAAAGGAGGCTAATGGGCTAAAGGTTCTAACAGTTGTGTAACAAATACCCATTTGGGTTCGTTACCACATATGGCGTCCATGTTTCAATTGTTCCGACCTTAAGACCGCAACACCACTTATATGAGGTATTGTCCAATTGGATATACCGCGAGCCCTCGCGGTTTTGTCCTTTGTAAAAAGGCACCTTAAGGATTTGAAGAGCgagataatattttataaactatcATCAACCTCAAATATCGAGTGACGTggtattttttactttaactaTAACACCATTTTTTTTGCAGAATATAGAATTAGAGTATTATATAAGAAGTAAAGTTCCCATCAAATGCCATTAGTTATTTGGGAGAGCTAGCATAAGAGTCGTTAGTTATTTGATGTGAAGCTCTATTATTTTAGTAGATTGGATGTTCGCTAATTCCcacgtttttttttttgcaatgtCTCTACAAGTATTAACTCTAGTGTTTCTATTTAAATGACTTCTAGCTTCTTAAAAATCAATAGTGTTTCTATTTAATTACTTCTATTGTATGAATTGATTAGCATAAAAATGTATCTTAATGTATCTTATTTGTATTCACATATATGGAAAATATAACTAGTTAATGATAAAAGTACTcactaaatattaatattgtttatTAACCATGCAAATAACAAGCGAGAGATGTAGTGTTGGGTTTTAAGGATGGTTGAtacttaaatattaaaataggaCCTTTAAAAATGGAATCATTCATCGATTAGAGTAGTGATAAAAGTATAAGAACAAATATCTAACAAGTGTATGTGTTGtgtcaaaaaaaaatgtatatgttATGTGTTAACATTTAATCATTCAACTTCATGATTAATAGTTAAAACAACTTGTAATTTTCTCGGAAGCATCATGCAATTAGTGTCTTCACACAATGAAAATCATGACAATTTGCTACAAGCTCGACGAACATATCTGCAAACTCTGGCTGACACTATTAACCAAGCTATTATCCCAACCTGCAATTGTATAAAAAAGTGTTTTAAATGTCTAAATTAAAatgtcttatttaaaatattaagaatTTACCTATCCACTTTTAAAGAATAGAACATAAATTGAGAACATGTAAGCTCAATTTAACAAGATgattcaaataatatatttgcatAACATGTTAAAGTTGTTTGTAATAGAATAAAATTCAAGACACGTTTATAATTCAAATGATGGACTCGTGATTTAAACAAGTTCACAATcattatttcaaataatattttttattgatttgtgAACCTGTTCATTCTTAATTCATCCCTATGCACATCGTCATGTGATTGGTAGCGCACAAGTGTATCCTTATCAAATATCGTAGATACAAATGGGGTATGAGTATATCACCCATTTGCTCCAGGTGTgacaaagaagaagaagcaacaatcaagGTATGGTTCCGTCTTGTTTCTTTTAATTGGActtctaatattattttttctttgaattgtaGGGATTGGATCTCTAGCAACCTCAACAAACAAAAGATTGGAACAACCAACATTCGATGGAAGACAATCTTATGTCTACTTGTTGGTCTTTCTGAACGCGACAGAACAAATCTATTTTAAAGGAAGACTTATAGTGGTCGAACAATCTGGTGCATATGATATTAAACTTCACGAGAAACATTGATAGTTACACGTTTCGGAAGATTCATCACGTGCCTCGTCGTAGAGAAACAACCTACATTGGTTGGAAGCGATCGATAGAGAATTGGAACAAACTCAACAGTGATGGCACTTGTAAGAACAATGGGCAACTTTCATGTTGTGGGGATCTTTTTCGCAATGCTTAAAAGAGGTGGCTCAAAGggtacataaaaaaaaattaggttgTGTGACGAtgtacatccaaaaatgtgtgGAATGTACCTTGGTTTAGATATGACGAGAAATAAGGGGATCACTCATTTTATAGTTGAAAATGACTCCAAAACCTTAATAGATATGCTCACTGGGAACTGTAGTTTAAATGGACATTTTCCTCATTTTGTGTGTCATATTCGTGAACTTTTGTCTCTTAATTAGAATATTCAAGTCATCCATACTTAAcggaaaagaaataaatataaattttttttctttcaatcttATACTCATTAACTATAAAAGTGTGTATAAGAGTTCGATACATGGAGATGAAGATTGCTAAATGTGGTATTTTGATTTGGGAAATTTGAGAATTCTTTTGGGGGAGTTCAAGGTTTACTTAGAAATTTTGGAATTTCTAGTAGAGGAGTTAATGTTCTTTGAATGACCAAATGTTGTGTGTGGACATcgatttaaaaattcttattttacttttatctaGTTCCTATAATACTAGTTGAAATGAACAGGTTCacaaatcaagaaaaaaaaattgttgagaaATTCAAATTTACTAATAAAATTGGAGTCACACAATTTAGGTAAATAATTATGAGTTGTAGTAAAAAATGAAACAATTTGTAACTCAACTAGAAGAACTAGGACactcacaataatttttaaattttttagaatacaaaatcacaaatcacatatttttctttcttcacATTTGTAATTTAGTATACCATATACATTATAACAATCCCGTCaacattattataaaatataaacaattatttttttctaatgtGACGACAGTTTTAATATCTTAGACTCAAATCTCTATAATTTATGTGTTTCTCAATAGAAAATGGATCTCTTaactttatgaaaaaaatatgaacaCTTATACTTACCACAATATTGTCATCTTGAATTGCTCCAGTCTTCCAAGATAATAATCTCCCTACAAAAAGTGTAAAATGatgtgaaaatgaaaataaaatactaattgtTTCTTCATATTCCATGAACAAAAGGTAATTAATGAAACATGTGATTTAATTAGTATGCATTAAcatgaaaatagtaaaaatgtttgataaaataagaaattaaaagTGTGCATTTTCATAAGTGCATTACCAAATGGTTGCACGAGTTGTAGAGATATGCTAGCAACAGGAACACGCCAAAACCAAATTACCAACATTCCATACGTTATATACTGCACGAcataacaaacaaacaaaatactatGTTAACCTaacaaattaattgttttcaatatttaatcgattccataacaaaataaatattctagAATATTATCTTCTTATTTAACACTTAACCAAAttttaatacttta
This region of Cicer arietinum cultivar CDC Frontier isolate Library 1 chromosome 8, Cicar.CDCFrontier_v2.0, whole genome shotgun sequence genomic DNA includes:
- the LOC101497150 gene encoding rab escort protein 1, which codes for MTESEESIAYPPIDPVNFDLIIVGTGLSESIIAAATSAVGKTILHLDPNSFYGSHFASLSLEDLTSYLNSPPKSITAATTTTSPNDSDYAALNLIQKPLYSDAEFIYRDSTDESSFLRENSRKFNLDLGGPRALFSADKTIDLLLKSGAAQYLEFKGIDASLAYDANEGLMNVPDSRGAIFRDKNLSLKEKNQLMKFFKLVQQHLSDNGDEKISEEDLESPFVSFLEKIQLPPKIKSILLYAIAMVDFDQENSEVCKDLLKTKDGIDRLALYSSSVGRFPNAPGALLYPIYGEGELPQAFCRRAAVKGCIYVLRMPVISLLMDKANGSYKGIRLASGQDLFSHQLILDPSFTIPSTPSLSPKDISSERLEMLSQRDIKGMVARGICITRSSIKPDVSNCSVVYPPRSLYPDQVTSIRALQIGSNLAVCPAGTFVLYFSTLCNDADEGKKLLNASVNALLTLPVSGNTESIPILQSDCEDKKPAVLWGAFYIQKLTTGKFEAISSTPTPDGNLNYNELLDATEKLFGQMYPEEEFFPKVTSPEDTSDDDENGITLES